The following proteins come from a genomic window of Nicotiana tomentosiformis chromosome 12, ASM39032v3, whole genome shotgun sequence:
- the LOC104091804 gene encoding plastidic ATP/ADP-transporter encodes MEAVLQTKGLLSLPSKPKTKAFYPLPHGGLRHRFNSGHSLNTLKPKPLNGLSLSSNGFQKFQCFTTKPQLFGQKDRFSPICKAEAAAAADGQPLFAEKEPPKFMGIELVTLKKIIPLGAMFFCILFNYTILRDTKDVLVVTAKGSSAEIIPFLKTWVNLPMAIGFMLLYTKLANVLSKEALFYTVILPFIAFFGAFGFVLYPLSNYFHPTAFADKLLNSLGPRFLGPIAILRIWSFCLFYVMAELWGSVVVSVLFWGFANQITTVDEAKRFYPLFGLGANVALIFSGRTVKYFSSLRSSLGPGVDGWAISLKAMMSIVVMMGGAICFFYWWVNRNVPLPTRSKKKKVKPNMTTMESLKFLVSSKYIRNLATLVVAYGISINLVEVTWKSKLKAQFPSPNEYSSFMGDFSTATGIATFVMMLLSQWIFDKYGWGAAAKITPTVLLLTGIGFFSLILFGAPLAPALAKFGMTPLLAAVYVGAMQNIFSKSAKYSLFDPCKEMAYIPLDEDTKVKGKAAIDVVCNPLGKSGGALIQQFMILTFGSLASSTPYLGGVLLVIVLAWLGAAKSLDGQFTTLRREEELEKEMERASLKIPVVSQNDNGSGSLSSGSSLNPAGGDSTGASSEPSSPRSL; translated from the exons ATGGAAGCTGTTTTACAAACAAAAGGGCTTCTTTCTTTGCCTTCAAAACCCAAAACCAAGGCTTTTTATCCATTACCTCATGGGGGTTTAAGGCATAGATTCAATTCTGGCCATTCTTTGAATACTCTAAAACCTAAGCCCTTAAATGGGTTATCTCTATCTTCAAATGGGTTCCAAAAATTTCAATGCTTTACTACAAAGCCTCAGCTTTTTGGCCAAAAGGACAGATTTTCCCCAATTTGCAAAGCTGAGGCTGCAGCTGCAGCTGATGGCCAGCCACTTTTTGCAGAAAAAGAGCCACCTAAGTTCATGGGAATTGAACTTGTGACCCTTAAGAAAATTATACCACTTGGGGCAATGTTCTTTTGTATTCTCTTTAATTACACAATCCTTAGGGACACAAAAGATGTATTGGTTGTAACAGCCAAAGGGTCTAGTGCTGAAATTATTCCATTCTTGAAAACTTGGGTAAATTTGCCTATGGCTATAGGGTTCATGCTGTTGTACACAAAGTTGGCCAATGTGTTGTCAAAAGAGGCTCTTTTTTACACTGTTATACTTCCGTTTATTGCATTCTTTGGGGCATTTGGGTTTGTTTTGTATCCTCTTAGCAATTACTTTCACCCTACAGCTTTTGCTGATAAACTTCTCAACTCTTTGGGTCCAAGATTTCTTGGGCCAATTGCTATACTGAGGATCTGGAGTTTCTGCTTGTTTTATGTCATGGCTGAGCTTTGGGGAAGTGTGGTGGTTTCAGTTCTCTTTTGGGGATTTGCTAATCAG ATTACGACTGTTGACGAGGCTAAGAGATTCTATCCTTTATTTGGACTTGGTGCAAATGTTGCTCTGATTTTCTCAGGTCGCACAGTGAAGTACTTTTCTAGCCTGAGAAGCTCTTTGGGTCCTGGAGTTGATGGTTGGGCCATCTCTCTGAAAGCGATGATGAGTATTGTAGTGATGATGGGTGGGGCAATCTGTTTCTTTTATTGGTGGGTGAATAGAAATGTTCCTCTCCCCACTCGAAGCAAGAAGAAGAAG GTAAAACCTAACATGACCACAATGGAGAGCTTGAAGTTCTTGGTTTCTTCAAAATATATCAGGAATCTTGCCACATTGGTTGTAGCATATGGTATTAGTATCAACCTTGTTGAAGTTACATGGAAGTCAAAGCTCAAAGCTCAG TTCCCAAGCCCCAATGAATACTCGTCGTTCATGGGTGACTTCTCAACTGCTACTGGAATAGCAACTTTTGTAATGATGTTGTTAAGCCAGTGGATCTTTGATAAGTATGGATGGGGAGCAGCAGCCAAGATAACACCTACAGTATTGCTCCTTACCGGAATTGGCTTCTTCTCCCTGATTTTGTTTGGTGCCCCTCTAGCACCAGCTCTTGCAAAGTTCGGGATGACTCCTCTTCTAGCAGCTGTCTATGTGGGTGCAATGCAGAACATTTTCAGTAAGAGTGCGAAGTACAGTTTGTTTGATCCTTGCAAAGAGATGGCCTACATTCCTTTGGACGAGGACACTAAG GTTAAAGGGAAAGCAGCAATTGATGTTGTCTGCAATCCGCTGGGAAAGTCTGGAGGAGCTTTGATACAACAGTTCATGATTTTGACTTTCGGTTCACTTGCCAGCTCAACTCCTTACCTTGGAGGTGTGCTCCTAGTAATTGTTCTGGCATGGTTGGGAGCAGCCAAATCTTTGGATGGCCAGTTCACTACATTGCGTCGAGAAGAAGAGCTTGAGAAGGAAATGGAGAGAGCATCTTTGAAGATCCCCGTCGTGTCTCAAAATGACAATGGAAGTGGTTCTCTCTCAAGTGGATCATCACTGAACCCCGCTGGAGGTGATTCAACCGGCGCTTCATCGGAACCCTCCTCCCCAAGGAGCCTGTAA
- the LOC138903302 gene encoding uncharacterized protein, producing the protein MNHYTRYGSDIDDNVEETQEGVNPSRDHIIDIPEPIVQKVKSPLPKPPPLYPQRIARQNGENQFKKFIQMMKSLSINMPLVEALEQMPDYAKFMKDLVTKKWFMNFETIKVTHQVSEIVHSMAPKLEDPSAFTIPCSIGSDEFPKALCDLGAIINLMPYSVFKALGIVQP; encoded by the coding sequence atgaaccactacacgagatatgggagcgaTATAGATGACAATGTAGAAGAGACGCAAGAGggggtgaacccgtctagggatcacattattgacataccagagCCGATAGTGCAAAAGGTTAAGTCACCATTACCTAAGCCTCCACCTCTTTACCCTCAAAGGATTGCCaggcaaaatggcgagaatcaattcaaaaagttcattcaaatgatgaagagtctctcaatcaatatgCCATTAGTGGAAGCTCTGGAACAAATGCCCGactatgcaaagtttatgaaggatcttgtgacaaagaagtggttcatgaattttgaaactatcaaggtcactcatcaagtgagtgaaattgtgcactcaatggctcctaaattggaagatcccagcgctttcacaatcccttgttcAATTGGAAGTGACGAGTTtcctaaagctctttgtgatcttggggcaataATCAATTtaatgccctattcggttttcaaggcATTGGGAATTGTGCAACCATAA